From Chryseobacterium shandongense, the proteins below share one genomic window:
- a CDS encoding exodeoxyribonuclease III: protein MRLITYNVNGIRAAFTKDFLGWLKTADPDIICIQESKAGNDQIDIESLEKLGYHSYWHSAVRKGYSGVGIASKTKPNHVEYGCGIESYDNEGRIIRADFDGFSAISVYVPSASNIERLDFKMQFCYDFLKYIKNLKKEIPNLIISGDFNICHEAIDIHNPIGLKNVSGFLPMEREWMTNFINECELIDSFRFFNNEPDHYTWWSYRQNSRERNKGWRLDYNFTSYTLKDKLTRAVILKEAVHSDHCPALVEISL from the coding sequence TTGAGATTAATTACTTATAACGTCAACGGAATCAGGGCGGCTTTCACCAAAGATTTTTTAGGCTGGCTAAAAACAGCAGATCCGGATATTATCTGCATCCAGGAAAGCAAGGCGGGAAACGATCAGATCGACATTGAAAGCCTTGAAAAACTTGGTTATCACAGTTATTGGCATTCCGCCGTGAGAAAGGGTTACAGCGGTGTCGGAATAGCTTCTAAAACAAAGCCTAACCATGTGGAATACGGCTGCGGTATTGAAAGCTATGATAATGAAGGAAGAATTATCCGTGCGGATTTTGACGGCTTTTCTGCGATTTCAGTATATGTTCCGTCTGCTTCCAATATTGAAAGGCTTGATTTTAAGATGCAGTTCTGCTATGACTTTTTAAAGTATATTAAAAATTTAAAGAAAGAAATTCCAAACCTTATTATTTCAGGCGATTTTAATATCTGCCATGAAGCGATCGATATTCACAATCCCATCGGATTAAAAAATGTTTCCGGCTTTTTACCAATGGAAAGAGAATGGATGACGAATTTCATTAATGAATGTGAGCTGATTGACAGTTTCAGGTTCTTCAACAATGAACCTGATCATTATACGTGGTGGAGCTACAGACAAAATTCCAGGGAACGAAATAAAGGCTGGAGACTGGATTATAACTTTACTTCTTATACTTTAAAAGATAAGCTTACAAGGGCTGTTATTTTAAAGGAGGCAGTACACTCCGATCATTGCCCTGCTCTTGTGGAGATCAGCTTATAA
- a CDS encoding septal ring lytic transglycosylase RlpA family protein, whose amino-acid sequence MMKRLILVIIMMISTFGIYSFKMNAIDAKKTSYASYYHDKFNGRKTASGEIFDNAKFTAANRTLPFGTNIKVTNLNNGKEVIVKINDRGPYHSSRALDMSKAAFDEIGDINRGTIPVEYEIVD is encoded by the coding sequence ATGATGAAAAGATTAATTCTCGTAATCATAATGATGATTTCAACCTTTGGTATTTATTCGTTCAAAATGAATGCCATAGATGCGAAAAAAACAAGTTATGCATCGTACTACCACGATAAATTTAACGGTAGAAAAACGGCCAGCGGCGAAATCTTTGATAATGCAAAGTTTACTGCAGCCAACAGAACGCTTCCTTTCGGAACAAACATTAAGGTAACCAACCTGAACAATGGTAAAGAGGTGATTGTGAAGATTAATGATAGAGGGCCTTACCATTCATCAAGAGCTTTAGATATGTCTAAAGCAGCGTTCGATGAAATCGGAGATATCAATAGAGGTACAATTCCGGTGGAATATGAAATTGTCGATTAA
- the porX gene encoding T9SS response regulator signal transducer PorX encodes MSEKILWIDDEIDLLKPHIVFLEKKGYQVTPVNNVNEALELMDSEKFALTLIDENMPGISGLEAIPMIKDKDNSLKIVMVTKSEEEHIMEEAIGSQIADYILKPVNPNQILLSLKKNLQQDNLVEQKTILQYQQEFRNLSMELSYLRTYQDWAEYYKKILNWEIKFDKVTDNEFADLLQSQKEEANIQFAKFIENNYEDWLHDSEKPIMSHTLFKEKIKPEVEKEKVLLLMVDNLRYDQWKVIEPLFTKYYNKISEDYYYSILPTATQYARNSFFAGLMPSEIEKRFPDKWFNDNEEGNKNEFERDFLEDQMKRIGLGSKSMKYLKVLNADFERKIYDDFNQHKNNDLLVIVYNFIDILSHAKTDNHIVDQLIRDDKTFRSLTLNWFENSSLMKIIKVAAENGFKLVITTDHGTVYVKKPSKVVGDRETSTNIRYKTGKSLTYDDSDVWAITNPEKLFLPKGNLSSKYIFAKNNIFLAYPKNYNHFVNYYKETYQHGGISLEECIIPISILEPK; translated from the coding sequence CTTATAGATGAAAATATGCCCGGAATATCCGGGCTTGAAGCTATTCCTATGATTAAGGATAAAGATAATTCCTTAAAGATCGTAATGGTAACAAAAAGTGAAGAGGAACACATCATGGAAGAAGCTATCGGATCACAGATTGCAGATTACATCCTGAAACCAGTGAATCCTAACCAGATTCTTCTTTCTTTAAAGAAAAACCTGCAACAAGACAATCTTGTGGAGCAGAAAACGATTCTTCAGTATCAGCAGGAATTCCGAAACCTTTCTATGGAACTTTCATACCTTAGAACGTATCAGGATTGGGCAGAGTATTATAAGAAAATCCTAAACTGGGAGATTAAATTTGATAAAGTAACGGATAATGAATTTGCAGACCTTCTTCAGTCTCAGAAGGAAGAGGCTAATATTCAGTTTGCCAAGTTTATTGAAAATAATTACGAAGACTGGCTCCACGATTCTGAGAAACCAATCATGAGCCACACGCTTTTTAAAGAAAAGATAAAGCCGGAGGTGGAAAAGGAAAAAGTTTTGCTATTAATGGTCGATAATCTTCGCTATGATCAGTGGAAAGTAATTGAACCACTGTTCACCAAATATTATAATAAGATTTCCGAGGATTATTATTACAGTATTCTTCCTACGGCAACACAATATGCTAGAAATTCCTTTTTTGCAGGACTGATGCCTTCCGAAATTGAAAAACGTTTTCCAGATAAATGGTTTAATGACAATGAAGAAGGAAATAAAAATGAGTTTGAGCGCGATTTTCTTGAAGATCAGATGAAAAGAATTGGCCTTGGATCGAAGTCCATGAAATATCTTAAAGTCCTGAATGCCGATTTTGAGCGAAAGATTTACGATGATTTCAACCAGCACAAAAACAATGATCTCTTGGTAATCGTGTACAATTTCATTGATATTCTTTCTCATGCGAAGACCGACAATCATATTGTTGATCAATTGATTCGTGATGATAAGACTTTCAGGTCATTGACTTTAAACTGGTTTGAGAATTCTTCATTGATGAAGATTATTAAAGTTGCTGCTGAAAACGGCTTTAAACTCGTGATTACTACAGACCACGGAACCGTTTATGTTAAAAAGCCAAGTAAGGTAGTGGGCGACAGGGAAACCTCAACCAACATCCGATATAAAACAGGAAAGAGTTTAACATACGACGACAGCGATGTATGGGCCATTACCAACCCGGAAAAATTGTTTTTGCCGAAGGGTAATCTGAGCTCAAAATATATTTTTGCTAAGAATAATATTTTCCTGGCTTATCCTAAGAATTACAATCATTTTGTGAATTATTATAAAGAAACTTATCAGCATGGCGGAATTTCACTTGAAGAGTGTATCATTCCGATCAGCATTCTGGAGCCAAAGTAA